Genomic window (Pseudomonas azadiae):
TGGCTCACTTCAAAGTTCTTTTCCAGGGCGGCGGCAAGGCGTTCCACCGGGGTGGTTTTTTCAACCACGCCGACGGTTTCCAGCACTACGCGAATACCGTCGAACACCGCGCCCACGCCGCTCTTCACGTAGTATTTGGTGCGCTTCCAGAAGCCTTCCGGCGGCGGCGCGTTATCGATCACTTCCAGATAGTGCTCGGCCACCGCGCGTACAATTGGGCGACCGGTGAGCAGGCGCTCTTCGTCGACAATCGGGTCACGCTGGGTGCTGGGCATCACCAGCGCCTGGCGGTTGCTGATCTCGATCGGCAAGGTCGAATCACGCCCCGGCTTGACCAGCAGGCGCGCGGTGGATTCGTACTTAGCCGGTAGCAGGAACGCCCCCAGCAGGATGATCACCAGCGCGGCAATCGCCGCCAGCTTGAATTCCTGGCGGAAGATGAAGAACAGACGCAGCAGATCACGAAAAGAACGGATCTCGATCATGGGATGTCGCTCCTTTAATTGGTGCCGCCGCTGGTGCGGGTGTAGTTGTAGCCAACCCCGATGGACTTGGTGAAGGGGATCAGTTGGTTCAGGTAGGTATCCACGCCCTGGATACGTTCGCCGACGTTGGATTTGGGCACGAACACCACGTCACCGCGCTGCAGGCGCACGGGTTTGCGCCCGTTGGCGCCGGTCTTGAGCAACTGGCTGAAGTCCAGGAAGTAAGCGCGATAGGCGCCCTGGGCGTCTTCGCGCAGCAGCGCGACCATGCTGGCGTTACCGGCCGGGCTGACCCCGCCGGCGCCAATAATCGCCTGCTCCAGCGTGTTGGCCGTGGCGATCTGCACCGCCGTCGGGTTGTTCACCGCGCCGCCCACGATCACCGAGTTGGCCGGTGCCTGGTTGATGTTCACCGTCACACGCGGTTCGCGGTAGACCGGCGCGAGCTTGTTGCTCAGCTCCGTCGCCAGTTCCGAAGGCTGGCGACCGGCCACCTGGATCGGTCCCAGGAACGGGTAGTTGATCATCCCGTCGGTCTGCACCGTGTACAGGGTCAGCTCGTAGATGGTGCTGACGTTGAACGCCGACAGCGTCGGCATCTCACCGGCGTCGCGCACGATGCGCAACTGGTCGCCCACGCGGATGCGCTCCACCGCCGGCGGCAACTGGGCCAACTGGTCGAGGGCGCGTTTGCCTTCTTCGACGGTCTTGCCGTCCGGCGGGACGATGCGCGCCGGCGTATTGCAGGCGGCCAGGGCCATCATGGCCACGACGAGCAGGGTTCGTTTCATCAAGGGGGGCTTCCTGTGGGTCATGATGCTCACTTCCAATAACCGGGAAACATGCTGATACGCCGCTTCAGGCCCAACGGCAGCCGACGCTCCAGATGGCCCAGCCGATAGCCGAGCAGTTTGAAGGCGCTGCGCACCAGCACTTCGGGAACGCGGTGCAAGGCGCCGGCCTTGCGCAGCGCGGCGAGTTCAGCCAGCACGTAGCGCTTGCCTTCGCCACCCGCGTCGCCAAAGGCCTGCTTGATCCACGGCTCGCGGCCGTAGAACACGCCAATGTCGAAGTAGCGGTGAAACTCATCCATGAGCTTGTAATCGTGGGAGTGATGCACCAGCGCCGTGGCGGCGTAGCGTACGTTGTAGCCTGCAAGCAGCATGCGCGCCGCGACAAAGGCGTCTTCGCTGCCGATCACGTCCGCCGGGAAACCGCCCACCGCCTGCAGCACACTGCACCGGTACACCGAGAACGAGTCGGAACTGAAGCAGGTCTTGATCCCCAACTCCGGTGCGTCGGCCAGGCTCTTGCTGCGGCTGTGTTCCGGGTAGTTGAAGTGCCGTGATTGCGCGCCCAGCACACCGGCATCCGGGTGCGGCAGTTGGCGCCCGTAGGCGACGCCGTTGAGCGGGTCCTGCTGCAACTCGGCGAGCAGGTTGGCGAAGGTTTGCGCGGTGGCGGGAATCGCGTCCTGGGTCATCACGATCAGCGCGTCGCCGCCCACCTGTTCGCTGGCCCAGCGCCGGGTGCCGCCATGGTTGAAATCGCGCGCGTCGATCACCTCGACCCGTGCGCCGAACTCACGAAAGCGCGCCACGGTGTCATCGCTGGAGGCGCTGTCCACCACCAGCATCTCGTCAGGTTGCAGGGTTTGCATCTTCAGCGCCGGCAGCAGGCGCGCCAGGTGGCTGGATGCGTTACGGGTCGGGATGATCAGGGACGTGCGCATATTATTTCTTCACTTCAGCCGGCGCGCGGCCATAAATGTCGTCGAAGCGCACGATGTCGTCCTCGCCCAGGTACTCGCCGCTCTGCACCTCGATCATCACCAGGTCGATGATGCCGGGGTTAGTCAGGCGGTGTTTGTGCCCGGCGGGGATATAAGTGGACTCGTTGGCGTTGATCAAAAAATCGCGCTCGCCATTGGTGATCTGCGCCGCGCCGCTGACCACCACCCAGTGTTCGCTGCGGTGGTGGTGCATCTGCAGCGACAGCGACGCCTGGGGCTTGACCACGATGCGCTTGATCTTGAAGCGGCTGCTTTCCTCCAGCACGGTATAGGTGCCCCATGGCCGGGTGACGGTGCGGTGCAGGCTGTACGCCGGGTGGTTCTGGCGCTTTAGCTCGGCAACGATGTAGCGCACATCCTGGCTGCGATGGGCGTCGGCGATGAGCAGCGCGTCGGGGGTGTCGACGATGATCAGGTCACGCACACCCACGGCGCCCAGGACGCGCTTGGGCGAGTCGATGTAGCAGTTGTGCACGTCATGCAAGATCGCTTCGCCATTGATCTGGTTGCCATGGGCGTCGCTCGGGGTGAGCTGGCGCAGGGCCTCCCACGAGCCGATGTCGCTCCAGCCAATGTCGCAGGGCACCACGGCGACTTGCTTGGACTTTTCCATCAAGGCCACGTCGATGGAAATATCCGGTGCGCTGCCGAAGGCGTCCGCGTCCAGTTCGCGCTGGCGCGAGGTTTTATTCTGCAGGCTCTGGCTGTGGTCCAGCGCGGCCCGGGCGGCGTCCAGCACGTCGGGCGCGTGGGTGGCCAGCTCGTCGACCAGGGTGCTGGCCTTGAAGCAGAACATGCCGGCATTCCACAGGTGCTGGCCGCCGTCGAGGTAGCTTTGGGCGGTGGCCAGGTCGGGCTTTTCGACGAAGCGCTTGACCCGGTTGCCCGTGCCCAGCTTTTCGCCTTGCTCAATGTAGCCAAAGCCGGTTTCCGGGTGGTCGGGCTGGATGCCGAAGGTCACCAGGTAGCCGGCTTCGGCCAGTTCACGGGCCTGGGAGACGGCCTCGGCGAACGCCACCTCATTGAGGATCAAGTGGTCGGCGGGCATCACCAGCAACTGGGCGTCGCCGCCGAAATGTTCCTGCACATGCAGCGCCGCCACGGCTATTGCCGCTGCGGTGTTGCGTCCGAACGGTTCCAGCAGCAGGTCCAGGGGCAGGTGGGGCTTGTTGACCAGGCGGTAGTCATCCAGGGTGCGGAACAGCAGGTCGCGGTTGGTCACCGTCAACACGCTTTGCACCCCGGGCAGCTTGGCGGCGCGCTGGAAGGTTTTTTGCAGCAGGCTCACGCCGTCGCGCATGCGCATGAACGGCTTGGGCATGTTCTGCCGAGACACCGGCCACAGCCGCGTGCCCGAACCACCGGAAATGATGCAGGGAATCAATCCGTTGAGTGTGTTCATCAATAGACTTCCTTGGTGGAAAGGACGGCCGGAACCGTCATGAAGACGATGTACAAGTCAAACCACACCGACCACTTGGAGATGTACTCCAGGTCGTACTCGACACGTTTCTGGATTTTGAACAGGGTGTCGGTCTCGCCCCGGTAACCGTTGATCTGCGCCCAACCGGTGATGCCTGGCTTGACCCGGTGCCGTGAACTGTATTCGCTCACTGCCACTTCGAAGGGGACGCCTGCCGCCTTGGTCGCGGTGGCGTGCGGGCGGGGGCCAACCATGGACATGTTGCCCAGCAGCACATTGAACAACTGCGGCAGCTCGTCGATGCTGGTCTTGCGGATGATGCGGCCCACCCGTGTGATGCGCGGATCCTCGCGGGTAGTCTGGCGTTCGGCGGTAAAGTCGCTCTGGTCGGTGTACATCGAGCGGAACTTGAAGACGCGGATTTCGTTGTCGTTGTAGCCATAGCGGTTCTGCCGGAACAGCACCGGGCCCTTGGAGTCGAGCTTGATCGCGATCGCCGTCGCCAGCATGACCGGTGACAGCGCCACCAGCGCCAGGCTCGCCAGCAGCACATCCTCGCAGCGCTTGATCACCGGCGACCAGCCGCGCAGCGGTAACTGCGAGGTGTTGAACATCAGGATGCCGCCCACATCGGTGATCTTGCTGTGGCCGTAGCGCAGCGCGGCCATGTCCGGCACCAGCATGACGTTCACCGACAACTGCCGCAGGCGGTTGACCAGCCCGTGGATGCGCTGTTCGGCGGCCCAAGGCAGGCAGATCATCACCTGGTTGACCTGTTCGGCGCGGATCAGTTTTTCCAGGTCGCGGGTGTTGCCCAGCAGGGGCAGGTTGCTCAGTTCCTTGGGAATGCGCTCGGTGCGATCGTCGATAAACCCGACCAGGCCGGAACGGATATCACCGTTGCGCTGCAGGTGATCGGCCACGTGCACGGCAGTGTCGGTAAAACCCAGGATCACCGTGCGTTGCAGGTATTTGCCGTCACGCATCAGCTTGCGGTACAGGCGCAACATCAATAGCCGTTCCAGGCAGAACAGCGCCAGGCTGGCGACGTACCACGTCACCAAGTTGCGCGGCGTCAACTGCGGGAACATCTGCAGGATCTGGTGCATGAACAACAAGATGCAGAACGCCGCCGACCAAGCCTTGATCTTGGTTCTCAGGCGCAGCCGGTTGCTGAACAATTCTTCGGAATAGACGCCCAGGGCCTGGAACACAATGATGGTCAGCGCAGCGAAAAACACCAGCAGGCCCAGGAAATGGGCGCGCAGCTCAGGGGCTATCGGGTCCAGGATAAGCACCAGGACCAGCGGGGGCAAAATGGCCGAGAGGCCATGGATCAACTTGACGAAAACAACAAAGAACTCAACAAAACCGGCGCGTGTTAGAAACAAGCTGTCGACGGGCGACTTCTCTCGCATAAAACATCCCTCATTGCACTCCAGACTTCACTGTTCGAATCTTTGTTCATAAAACAGCGGGCTGCTTTAGAACCTCGGTCGAACGACTACTCTGGGTAATACGCAACTTTCCAATCCCCATGCACAATCCAGCTACAGCTATCCATTTGAAGGGATTTTGCGGAGGGCGTGACTAAAGGAGTGTCTGCTGTCTGCGATCAGTCAACAAATTGACTGGGGTGCGCAAGCGGCATGGTAGAAAGGTTTCGCGGTGTTTTATGCGGCATTTTATTGACATTCCTTGTCCGAACACTCGGTAGTGGGGTGTGTTTTTGAGTGTAGGAACAAATGTGAGATTTTTCCTGCTTAAAGATGAAACCTTTTTTAAAAGCGCGCTGGAAAATGGCGCGGGAAAGGGCGGCAGTGTCGCACTAAGTGCCCTGCCGCCGGGGGTTTCGCTTGATCAGAAGTTGCCTTTCAAACTCACCGTAAAATTACGCGGTTCACCGTAGAAGTTGCCCCAGGCAGCGGTGCCTACCGTGTTGTAATAACTTTTATCGAACAGATTGTTGCCGTTGAGCGACACACTCCAGGTGTCATCCATGCGGTACGCCACGCGTGCACTCCACGTCGCGTAGCCGGCCTGTTCCAGCTTGATGGTCTGCACGCGATAGTTGCTGCTTTGCGCGTTGACCCCGGCGCCTACGCTCCATTTCGACAGCGCACCGTCGAGCTGATAATCACCCCACAAGCGCAGCATGTGCCGAGGCACGTAAGTGTTGGAAACGCCGCCTTTCTTGGTGCTGTCCTGGTTGTTCAGGGATCGTGTCTGGGTGTAGGTGTAGCCGCCGAACAACTGCAGGTTATTGAGCACTTCACCGCTGATTTCGGCCTCCACGCCTTGGGCGCGCACCTTGCCTTTGTCGGTGTAGCAATAGCCATCGGCGGAGGTCGGGCAGAAACTCAGGAAGTCGGTTTCGGCGCCGTTTTTCTCGATGGCGCGAAACAATGCCAGGGAGCTGTTGAGGCGTCCGTCGAACCATTCGCCCTTGATCCCCAGCTCGTAGTTATCGCCGATCTTCGGTTTGAGCGCCGCTCCATCGGCGGTGGCGTAGGCGCTTTGCGGCTGGAAGATATCCGCATAGCTGGCGTACACCGACCAGTGTTCGTTGAGGTCGTAGATCAGCGCAGCGAAGGGTGTGACTTCGCCTGTTTCCCGGGTCCGCGCGTCTTGTGGGGCCCATTCGCCCCAAGCCAGATTGTTGGACTGGCGCCGGTTCTCGTACCAGCTCACACGGCTGCCGACGATGAACATCAATGGCTCGGCCAGGCGCAGGCGCAACGTGGCGTAGGTGCCGTATTGGGTAGCGGTTTCCTTGACCGTGCCACCGCGGTACATGTTCGGCCAGAAGGTATCGTTGGCCGGTTCCGGGAAGTGGTGGTCGGGTTGGTAGATGCTCTGGCGCCTTGGCAGATTCTGGATTGCGTATACATCATCCTGTGTACCACGGCTGCCATTGGCGCCTAGGATCAGTTCGTGTTCCAGGCCAAAGGCTTCGAACTTGCCGTCCACGTAGGCGTCGAGGCCGAAGTCCTTGTGATCGTAGTCCATCAGCGCCGCGTAGGAGTTGGCCGTTGGCGCCGGATCGCCGTAGTTGATGGTGCCTTCGCTGGCGGCGTACTTGGTGTCTTGCAGGTTGCGGCTGTGTACCGCCGCCACCTTGAGTTTCCAGTCATCGTTGAAGTGGTGGGTAATGTCCGCGAAGAAGGTGGTGCGCCGGCTTTGCCAGTCATTCCAGGACTGGCCCAGGCAGGTCGAGCGACTGAGCTTGGCGCTTTTGCCGTCGGCGTAGCGCGGCAGGCCACCCCAGCAAGGCGTGGCGTCGACGTCTTCATAGCTGGCGCCAAAGCCCAGGGTGGTGTCCGGCGTCAGGTCGACATCGAGCGCGCCGTAGAATGCCCGGTCCTGGCGCTTGGCAATGTCCATGTAGGAGCCTCGGTCCTGCTGGCTGACCGCCGCGCGGCCACGTAGTGTGCCGCTGTCATTCAGCGGGCCGCCGGTGTCGAAGTCGGTGCGATAGTTGTCCCAGGTGCCGGCCGACAGTGACAGGCTGGTGGTGGGCTTGGCCTGTGGGCGCTTGCGCACGAAATTCACCGCGCCGCTGGCGGTGCCGGCACCCTTGAGCATGCCGGCGGCGCCTTTGAGTACTTCAACCCGATCATAAATCGCCATGTTTGCACTGAAGCTGTCGGCCTGGACGTAGTCCTTGCCCATGTCCAGGGGCACGCCGTCGTACTGGTACTGACCGAGCATCTTAAAGCCCCGGGAATAGAAATATTTGCCGCCCATGGGGGACTCGTAGGTGGTAATGCCGGGCGTGCGTTCCATTACGTCATCGATGGTGGTGAC
Coding sequences:
- a CDS encoding polysaccharide biosynthesis/export family protein, translated to MKRTLLVVAMMALAACNTPARIVPPDGKTVEEGKRALDQLAQLPPAVERIRVGDQLRIVRDAGEMPTLSAFNVSTIYELTLYTVQTDGMINYPFLGPIQVAGRQPSELATELSNKLAPVYREPRVTVNINQAPANSVIVGGAVNNPTAVQIATANTLEQAIIGAGGVSPAGNASMVALLREDAQGAYRAYFLDFSQLLKTGANGRKPVRLQRGDVVFVPKSNVGERIQGVDTYLNQLIPFTKSIGVGYNYTRTSGGTN
- a CDS encoding glycosyltransferase family 2 protein; translation: MRTSLIIPTRNASSHLARLLPALKMQTLQPDEMLVVDSASSDDTVARFREFGARVEVIDARDFNHGGTRRWASEQVGGDALIVMTQDAIPATAQTFANLLAELQQDPLNGVAYGRQLPHPDAGVLGAQSRHFNYPEHSRSKSLADAPELGIKTCFSSDSFSVYRCSVLQAVGGFPADVIGSEDAFVAARMLLAGYNVRYAATALVHHSHDYKLMDEFHRYFDIGVFYGREPWIKQAFGDAGGEGKRYVLAELAALRKAGALHRVPEVLVRSAFKLLGYRLGHLERRLPLGLKRRISMFPGYWK
- a CDS encoding mannose-1-phosphate guanylyltransferase/mannose-6-phosphate isomerase, with protein sequence MNTLNGLIPCIISGGSGTRLWPVSRQNMPKPFMRMRDGVSLLQKTFQRAAKLPGVQSVLTVTNRDLLFRTLDDYRLVNKPHLPLDLLLEPFGRNTAAAIAVAALHVQEHFGGDAQLLVMPADHLILNEVAFAEAVSQARELAEAGYLVTFGIQPDHPETGFGYIEQGEKLGTGNRVKRFVEKPDLATAQSYLDGGQHLWNAGMFCFKASTLVDELATHAPDVLDAARAALDHSQSLQNKTSRQRELDADAFGSAPDISIDVALMEKSKQVAVVPCDIGWSDIGSWEALRQLTPSDAHGNQINGEAILHDVHNCYIDSPKRVLGAVGVRDLIIVDTPDALLIADAHRSQDVRYIVAELKRQNHPAYSLHRTVTRPWGTYTVLEESSRFKIKRIVVKPQASLSLQMHHHRSEHWVVVSGAAQITNGERDFLINANESTYIPAGHKHRLTNPGIIDLVMIEVQSGEYLGEDDIVRFDDIYGRAPAEVKK
- a CDS encoding undecaprenyl-phosphate glucose phosphotransferase; this encodes MREKSPVDSLFLTRAGFVEFFVVFVKLIHGLSAILPPLVLVLILDPIAPELRAHFLGLLVFFAALTIIVFQALGVYSEELFSNRLRLRTKIKAWSAAFCILLFMHQILQMFPQLTPRNLVTWYVASLALFCLERLLMLRLYRKLMRDGKYLQRTVILGFTDTAVHVADHLQRNGDIRSGLVGFIDDRTERIPKELSNLPLLGNTRDLEKLIRAEQVNQVMICLPWAAEQRIHGLVNRLRQLSVNVMLVPDMAALRYGHSKITDVGGILMFNTSQLPLRGWSPVIKRCEDVLLASLALVALSPVMLATAIAIKLDSKGPVLFRQNRYGYNDNEIRVFKFRSMYTDQSDFTAERQTTREDPRITRVGRIIRKTSIDELPQLFNVLLGNMSMVGPRPHATATKAAGVPFEVAVSEYSSRHRVKPGITGWAQINGYRGETDTLFKIQKRVEYDLEYISKWSVWFDLYIVFMTVPAVLSTKEVY
- a CDS encoding TonB-dependent siderophore receptor; its protein translation is MQAFPFSRSPLLRAVQAALLSACLSYAVAPVAAPAETLASDAQARDWNIAAGALTSALDQFARQAGISLSYDATSVAGKTSPGLSDRLDPRQALEQLLRGQGLQAQRQGDGAWLLLPQVADASALNLGATLISGERLGATTDGTGSYTTGAVTIGKGEHSLRETPQSVSVMTRQFMDDQNVTTIDDVMERTPGITTYESPMGGKYFYSRGFKMLGQYQYDGVPLDMGKDYVQADSFSANMAIYDRVEVLKGAAGMLKGAGTASGAVNFVRKRPQAKPTTSLSLSAGTWDNYRTDFDTGGPLNDSGTLRGRAAVSQQDRGSYMDIAKRQDRAFYGALDVDLTPDTTLGFGASYEDVDATPCWGGLPRYADGKSAKLSRSTCLGQSWNDWQSRRTTFFADITHHFNDDWKLKVAAVHSRNLQDTKYAASEGTINYGDPAPTANSYAALMDYDHKDFGLDAYVDGKFEAFGLEHELILGANGSRGTQDDVYAIQNLPRRQSIYQPDHHFPEPANDTFWPNMYRGGTVKETATQYGTYATLRLRLAEPLMFIVGSRVSWYENRRQSNNLAWGEWAPQDARTRETGEVTPFAALIYDLNEHWSVYASYADIFQPQSAYATADGAALKPKIGDNYELGIKGEWFDGRLNSSLALFRAIEKNGAETDFLSFCPTSADGYCYTDKGKVRAQGVEAEISGEVLNNLQLFGGYTYTQTRSLNNQDSTKKGGVSNTYVPRHMLRLWGDYQLDGALSKWSVGAGVNAQSSNYRVQTIKLEQAGYATWSARVAYRMDDTWSVSLNGNNLFDKSYYNTVGTAAWGNFYGEPRNFTVSLKGNF